Proteins from one Mycolicibacter virginiensis genomic window:
- the mrf gene encoding ribosome hibernation factor-recruiting GTPase MRF, with protein sequence MRTPAILVAGQYGTDAATKALQDKTGTVTVAYGLDGHVVVRETTSTTAAATTLALELAHGCVSCTLRNDLLVLLRRLHRRAGVERIVVQLPDWLEPQPICWAIRHVRVHVGPGYIDGPAGRDVSVAAVVTCLDAAAWLPQALGDDELDDGRTVAQVVVGQAESADALVVYHPDPTALAVLRRLAPLARITAGTDRLEQALTHLDDGARRGRGDDPHAPLLAGQPPLRAEGPVELIEFHARRPFHPQRLHTALDALLDGVIRARGRLWLANRGERAIWLESAGGGLHTSAVGKWLAAMTAEEAARVSPERHAFADLIWDHRYGDRHTSLVILVCGARPEQIREALSEALLTDDELRRPNQWADFPDPFGDHHQDPCDESSTATADLSLYRTRDGDQR encoded by the coding sequence ATGCGGACTCCGGCGATCCTGGTGGCCGGGCAGTACGGCACCGACGCAGCGACCAAAGCCCTGCAGGACAAGACGGGCACCGTGACCGTCGCCTATGGCCTGGACGGTCATGTGGTGGTTCGCGAAACCACCAGCACGACAGCGGCCGCCACGACGTTAGCCCTGGAATTGGCGCACGGCTGTGTGTCGTGCACGCTGCGTAATGACCTGCTGGTGCTGTTGCGGCGACTGCACCGGCGCGCCGGCGTTGAGCGCATCGTCGTGCAGTTGCCCGATTGGCTGGAGCCGCAGCCCATCTGCTGGGCGATCCGCCACGTGCGGGTCCACGTCGGACCGGGCTACATCGACGGCCCGGCCGGTCGTGACGTGAGCGTCGCCGCGGTTGTCACCTGTCTCGATGCCGCGGCGTGGCTGCCGCAAGCACTCGGCGACGACGAACTCGACGACGGCCGCACCGTGGCGCAGGTGGTGGTCGGCCAGGCCGAATCCGCCGATGCCCTGGTGGTTTACCACCCGGACCCGACCGCGCTGGCGGTACTGCGCCGGTTGGCTCCGCTGGCACGCATCACCGCCGGCACCGACCGCCTCGAACAGGCACTGACCCATCTCGACGACGGCGCCCGCCGCGGTCGCGGCGATGATCCGCACGCCCCGTTGCTGGCCGGTCAACCGCCGCTACGGGCCGAGGGCCCGGTTGAGCTGATCGAATTTCACGCCCGCCGGCCGTTTCACCCCCAGCGCCTACACACCGCCCTCGATGCCCTGCTCGACGGCGTAATCCGGGCGCGCGGGCGGCTGTGGCTGGCCAACCGGGGCGAGCGGGCGATCTGGCTGGAGTCGGCGGGCGGTGGGTTGCATACCTCCGCGGTCGGCAAGTGGCTGGCCGCGATGACGGCCGAGGAGGCCGCCCGCGTGTCGCCCGAACGCCATGCGTTCGCCGATCTGATCTGGGACCACCGCTACGGCGACCGGCACACCTCGCTGGTGATCCTGGTCTGCGGCGCCCGCCCCGAGCAGATCCGCGAGGCGCTGTCGGAGGCGCTGCTCACCGACGACGAGCTACGCAGACCGAATCAGTGGGCCGACTTCCCCGACCCGTTCGGCGACCACCACCAGGATCCGTGCGACGAATCCTCAACGGCCACCGCCGACCTTTCCCTGTACCGCACCCGCGACGGAGACCAACGATGA
- the rpmB gene encoding 50S ribosomal protein L28, producing the protein MSARCQVTGRVPGFGNAVSHSHRRTRRRWSPNIQVRTYYLPSQDRRIRLRVSAKGIKVIDRDGIEAVVARLRREGQRI; encoded by the coding sequence TTGTCTGCACGCTGCCAAGTCACTGGCCGGGTGCCCGGATTCGGGAATGCGGTGTCGCACTCGCACCGCCGCACCCGGCGCCGCTGGTCGCCGAATATCCAGGTCAGGACTTACTATCTGCCGTCGCAGGACCGCCGGATCCGGCTACGGGTCAGCGCGAAGGGCATCAAGGTCATCGACCGGGACGGCATCGAGGCCGTGGTGGCCCGGCTGCGACGCGAGGGGCAGCGGATCTGA
- the rpmG gene encoding 50S ribosomal protein L33 — MARTDIRPIVKLRSTAGTGYTYVTRKNRRNDPDRLVLRKYDPVVRRHVDFREER; from the coding sequence ATGGCGCGCACCGACATTCGTCCCATCGTCAAGCTGCGCTCTACCGCGGGTACCGGCTACACCTACGTCACCCGCAAGAACCGGCGCAACGACCCCGACCGCCTCGTGTTGCGCAAGTACGACCCCGTCGTCCGTCGCCATGTCGACTTCCGGGAGGAGCGCTGA
- the rpsN gene encoding 30S ribosomal protein S14, giving the protein MAKKSKVVKNEQRRALVARYAERRTELKEVIRSTSSSPEQRLAAQRALARQPRDASPVRLRNRDNADGRPRGYLRKFGLSRVRVRQLAHQGHLPGVRKASW; this is encoded by the coding sequence ATGGCCAAGAAATCCAAGGTCGTGAAGAACGAGCAGCGCCGAGCGCTGGTGGCCCGCTACGCCGAGCGGCGCACTGAGCTCAAAGAAGTCATTCGTTCGACGTCGAGCAGCCCGGAACAGCGATTGGCCGCCCAGCGCGCACTGGCTCGCCAACCGCGCGATGCCAGCCCGGTGCGGCTGCGCAACCGCGACAACGCCGACGGGCGTCCCCGCGGCTACCTGCGCAAGTTTGGACTCTCGCGAGTGCGCGTGCGCCAGCTGGCGCACCAGGGCCACCTTCCCGGCGTCCGGAAGGCGAGCTGGTAG
- the rpsR gene encoding 30S ribosomal protein S18, with protein sequence MAIKPKESRRVPRSTARSAKPNLLAKLGVTAVDYKDTATLRIFLSPRGKIRSRSVTGLTVRQQRQVACAIKNAREMALLPYPGVVAE encoded by the coding sequence ATGGCGATCAAACCCAAAGAGTCGCGGCGTGTTCCGCGGAGCACGGCCAGGTCCGCCAAGCCGAATCTGCTGGCCAAGCTGGGCGTGACGGCGGTCGACTACAAAGACACCGCCACGCTGCGCATCTTCCTCTCTCCGCGCGGCAAGATCCGCTCGCGTAGCGTCACCGGACTCACCGTTCGTCAGCAACGCCAGGTCGCGTGCGCTATCAAGAACGCGCGGGAAATGGCGCTGCTGCCGTATCCGGGTGTCGTTGCCGAGTGA
- a CDS encoding arylsulfatase — protein MGDQVVAPVLPNGAVLPFPPVGSGSVAGRTLQESTYSPRSTPQRLHSDAPNVVIVLIDDAGPGLPSTFGGEVNTTTLDRICSQGVSYNRFHTTAMCSPTRASLLTGRNHHEIGNGQIAELANDWDGYVGKIPASSATVAEVLKQYGYATSAFGKWHNTPAEETTAAGPFENWPTGLGFEYFYGFLAGEASQYEPNLVRNTTVVAPPRTPEEGYHLSEDLADDAISWLRRHKAFNAGKPFFMYWASGCLHGPHHIMKEWADKYAGRFDDGWDAYRQRVFERAKAKGWIPQDCSLTERDETLTAWDDIPEDEKPFQRRLMEVAAGYAEHVDVQVGRIADELDALGYADNTLFFYIWGDNGSSGEGQNGTISELLAQNGIPTTVRQHIDALDELGGLDVLGSPLVDNQYHAAWAWAGSTPYKGMKLLASHLGGTRNPMVVRWPAKVTADPAPRPVFLHCNDVVPTIYEVVGIEAPMTVHGQPQMPLAGASFARTLTDRNAPGGKKTQYFEIMGSRAVYHDGWMASARGPRLPWVPGQPPGIATWTPDDDAWELYNLDEDWSQAHDLAEQLPEKLAQLREMFMVEAARNAVLPVGGGLWVPVYHPELRIAPPYTEWDFTGDTVRMPEFCAPALGNKNNVVTIDAEIPADANGVLYALGAGAGGLTCYFDDGYLCYEYNLFILSRTKIRTAGKVPPGRATITVTTQYAEPRPAGPLHITVAVNGDTVAEGQVPVSAPLLFTANDCLDIGTCLGSPVSLDYRARAPFPFEGHIHRVHVAYT, from the coding sequence TTGGGCGATCAGGTAGTGGCTCCGGTGTTGCCCAACGGCGCGGTGTTGCCTTTCCCGCCGGTCGGCTCGGGCAGTGTCGCAGGCCGGACCCTGCAGGAGTCGACCTACAGTCCGCGGTCGACCCCGCAACGGCTGCATTCCGATGCACCCAATGTGGTGATCGTGCTTATCGACGATGCCGGCCCCGGGCTGCCGTCCACGTTCGGTGGTGAGGTGAACACCACGACCCTCGACCGGATCTGCAGCCAAGGCGTGTCCTACAACCGGTTTCACACCACGGCCATGTGCTCACCGACCCGGGCGTCATTACTCACCGGACGCAATCACCACGAGATCGGCAACGGCCAGATCGCAGAATTGGCCAACGACTGGGACGGCTACGTCGGCAAGATCCCTGCGTCGAGCGCCACGGTGGCCGAAGTGCTCAAGCAGTACGGTTACGCCACTTCGGCTTTCGGGAAGTGGCACAACACTCCCGCGGAGGAGACCACCGCAGCCGGCCCCTTCGAAAACTGGCCCACCGGTTTGGGTTTCGAATACTTCTATGGATTCTTGGCCGGCGAGGCATCGCAGTACGAGCCGAACCTGGTTCGCAACACCACCGTGGTGGCCCCACCGAGGACACCCGAAGAGGGCTATCACCTGTCCGAGGACCTGGCCGACGACGCCATCTCCTGGCTGCGCCGGCACAAGGCCTTCAACGCCGGCAAGCCATTCTTCATGTACTGGGCCAGCGGGTGCCTGCACGGCCCGCACCACATCATGAAGGAGTGGGCGGATAAGTACGCCGGCAGGTTCGACGACGGCTGGGACGCCTACCGGCAGCGGGTGTTCGAACGCGCCAAGGCCAAAGGCTGGATTCCGCAGGACTGTTCGCTCACCGAACGCGACGAGACCCTGACCGCCTGGGACGACATCCCCGAGGATGAGAAGCCGTTCCAGCGACGCCTGATGGAGGTCGCCGCCGGCTACGCCGAACACGTCGATGTCCAGGTCGGACGCATCGCCGACGAGCTCGACGCGCTGGGCTACGCCGACAACACCCTGTTCTTCTACATCTGGGGCGACAACGGCTCCTCCGGCGAGGGCCAGAACGGCACCATCTCGGAATTGTTGGCCCAGAACGGGATTCCCACCACGGTCCGCCAGCACATCGACGCCCTCGATGAACTCGGCGGCCTGGACGTGTTGGGTTCTCCGCTGGTCGACAACCAGTACCACGCGGCGTGGGCCTGGGCCGGCTCCACTCCGTACAAGGGCATGAAACTGCTGGCGTCACATCTGGGCGGCACCCGCAACCCGATGGTGGTGCGCTGGCCGGCGAAGGTCACCGCCGACCCGGCGCCGCGGCCGGTGTTCCTGCACTGCAACGACGTCGTGCCGACCATCTACGAAGTCGTGGGTATCGAGGCACCGATGACAGTGCACGGGCAACCGCAGATGCCGCTGGCCGGAGCGAGCTTCGCCCGCACCCTGACCGACCGGAATGCGCCCGGCGGCAAGAAGACCCAGTACTTCGAGATCATGGGCAGCCGGGCCGTCTACCACGACGGGTGGATGGCGTCGGCTCGCGGCCCCCGGCTGCCGTGGGTGCCCGGCCAACCGCCGGGTATCGCCACCTGGACCCCCGATGACGATGCTTGGGAGCTCTACAACCTCGACGAGGACTGGTCACAAGCGCACGACTTGGCCGAGCAGCTCCCCGAGAAGCTTGCCCAGTTGCGCGAGATGTTCATGGTCGAGGCGGCCCGCAACGCGGTGCTACCCGTCGGCGGTGGCTTGTGGGTGCCGGTCTATCACCCGGAGCTGCGCATCGCCCCGCCCTACACCGAGTGGGACTTCACCGGCGACACCGTGCGGATGCCCGAATTCTGCGCGCCCGCGCTCGGCAACAAGAACAACGTGGTCACCATCGACGCCGAGATCCCGGCCGACGCCAACGGTGTGCTCTATGCCCTCGGGGCCGGCGCCGGCGGCCTGACGTGCTACTTCGACGACGGCTATCTCTGTTACGAGTACAACCTGTTCATCCTGTCGCGCACCAAGATCCGCACGGCGGGCAAAGTGCCGCCCGGCCGCGCCACGATCACCGTGACCACGCAGTACGCAGAACCGCGCCCGGCGGGACCGCTGCACATCACCGTGGCGGTCAACGGCGACACCGTTGCCGAAGGGCAGGTGCCCGTCAGCGCACCGCTGTTGTTCACCGCCAACGACTGCCTCGACATCGGCACCTGCCTGGGCTCACCGGTATCCCTGGACTACCGGGCACGCGCACCATTCCCATTCGAGGGCCATATCCACCGGGTCCACGTCGCCTACACCTGA
- a CDS encoding ArsR/SmtB family transcription factor gives MAKDEERPPEEISSVNRPDEPTPPQLASAASTFALLSSPARLHVMWLAAQDAYDVTTLARRAGVNVATMSQHLTKLRLAGLINARRDGRHHIYTVDDPHILTLLQQIFAHIAPDGSLAPDPPRGGSSS, from the coding sequence ATGGCTAAAGATGAAGAACGGCCGCCCGAAGAAATCAGTTCAGTCAACCGGCCCGACGAACCGACCCCACCCCAACTGGCCTCTGCCGCGAGCACATTCGCGCTGCTCAGCAGTCCGGCACGCCTGCACGTGATGTGGCTGGCCGCCCAGGATGCCTACGACGTGACAACGCTGGCGCGCCGCGCCGGCGTCAATGTCGCCACCATGAGCCAGCACCTGACCAAGCTGCGGCTGGCCGGGTTGATCAATGCACGGCGTGACGGGCGCCACCACATCTACACCGTGGATGACCCGCACATCTTGACCCTGCTTCAGCAGATCTTCGCCCACATCGCCCCGGACGGCAGCCTGGCGCCCGACCCGCCGCGAGGCGGTTCGAGTAGCTGA
- a CDS encoding HAD-IC family P-type ATPase: protein MGLRAASAVVGAAVRSASATTEAVGAITSAGLQVAALPVREASRVLSGESTTATLTCRCWRGENRAWIEVRGLSESPELGQRVLDTLVAEPGVVSARLNRPLSRVVVELAVDGEQVSLNDLCRLIAGVERGHRRSDDTPAPTGATPATVLPGDGLLLMARGVMVGVNAAGLAIAVAGRALRLPQAPITVDAVAALANYQPWLRQQLAERIGRGPADTVLSLISTGARIATLSPATLAVDLALQGVKAAESQAAAQAWVRHEPHLARHADQAQLHVPSRPVPLPEGAVDRHGRRAGYVQLFGAGLVGVLTRNVTTAATAAVVAGPKAMRTTTESFAATLSRALVEQHSALPLRPEGVRRLDRVDSVLIDPRLLCTANARHPLAAALLAEARASGAELVTLDVEALGELRPAFDELAPVAIGADDGQFDQALAAALTARQRDGRTVAVLTSTGAQALACADVALGILPDDAATAPPWEADLLLADMAGAWRVLHAIPAARAAAQRGISLSTGASTIGALLMVPGVRGGRGPGPVTAGAASGLLSGYLLARQVARTPAPRPAPAFQWHAMSLDEVRTILPVPDAACAAGELDAAPPHMAWQFIKAVRAELSDPLMPVLALSSVATAMLGSPVDALMVSTVLIGNCMLAAAQQLQAENRLNRLLAQQTPPARTVEPGTDRYTEIVADRLIPGTVIEVRSNEVVPADARLIEATDLEVDESSLTGESLSVDKQTAAVLPGAELAERRCMLYAGTTVIAGTARAVVTAVGADTQARRASELAAGDLPVVGLQHQLSQLMSRAFPASAGGGLMVGLLGMLRGGGLRLALGNAIAVAVAAVPEGMPLMATLAQHASAQRLTDSGALVRIPRSVEALGRVEVVCFDKTGTLSENRLRVTRVYPVAGYSDDDVLRSAANAAPAPEGDPHAHATDQAVTEAAAGISDGGAPLWTITDAHLPFRSGRAFSASVLGKELMIKGAPEVVLAACTGLGPDSDAPVAELAAGGLRVIAVAQRRLTAAQVKSLADDPDALAGLCRAGLTLTGFLGISDTPRAEAPQLLADLADRGVGIRLITGDHPVTATAIAAELGVPVAADQVITGAEWNALSRKDQERAVGERVIFARMSPENKVQVVQTLERSGRVCAMVGDGANDAAAIRAASVGLGVVARGSDSAHLTADIVLTDGRIGALVDAIDEGQRLWRGVQLAVTGLLGGNVGEVIFGVIGTALSGTSPLNNRQLLLMNMLTDALPATAVAVSTPAGSSHRVVHGIDERSLMRAVAVRGAITGAAASAAWGMARLSVLPGAPQRAATVALITLVTTELAQTLVDSHAPLVLLTAAGSFAAFAAMISLPGISQLLGCVPVGPLGWSQALGATGAAVLAIAAAPHVLPARLREASETSTESTSGPLATVQVLRPASAEVAEVMAVGGSTVRVSRTN from the coding sequence CTGGGACTCCGTGCAGCCTCAGCCGTAGTCGGCGCCGCCGTCCGCAGTGCATCGGCCACCACCGAGGCGGTCGGGGCCATCACCTCGGCCGGACTGCAGGTCGCGGCGCTGCCAGTTCGTGAAGCGAGTCGGGTGCTCTCCGGCGAATCCACCACGGCGACGCTGACCTGCAGATGCTGGCGCGGGGAGAACCGCGCCTGGATCGAGGTCCGCGGCTTGAGCGAATCCCCCGAACTCGGGCAGCGGGTGCTCGACACGCTTGTCGCCGAACCCGGTGTGGTGTCGGCGCGGCTGAACCGCCCGTTGTCGCGGGTCGTGGTGGAACTCGCGGTCGACGGCGAGCAGGTATCACTCAACGACCTGTGCCGCCTGATCGCCGGGGTCGAACGCGGCCACCGCCGCTCCGACGACACGCCGGCTCCGACCGGCGCAACACCGGCTACCGTCCTGCCCGGCGACGGGTTGCTGCTGATGGCCCGGGGCGTGATGGTCGGCGTGAATGCCGCCGGGCTGGCCATCGCAGTCGCCGGGCGCGCGCTGCGGCTGCCCCAGGCGCCGATCACCGTCGACGCCGTCGCGGCGCTGGCCAACTACCAGCCGTGGCTGCGTCAGCAACTCGCCGAACGAATCGGCCGTGGCCCGGCCGACACGGTGCTGTCGCTGATCTCCACCGGAGCGCGGATCGCCACCCTGTCGCCGGCCACGCTGGCCGTGGACTTGGCGTTGCAAGGCGTCAAAGCCGCTGAATCTCAGGCCGCGGCGCAGGCCTGGGTCCGCCACGAGCCGCACCTGGCCCGGCACGCCGACCAGGCGCAGCTACACGTGCCCTCGCGGCCGGTGCCCCTCCCGGAGGGAGCGGTCGACCGGCACGGACGGCGAGCGGGCTACGTCCAGTTGTTCGGTGCCGGCCTGGTGGGAGTGCTCACCCGCAACGTCACCACGGCGGCCACCGCAGCCGTGGTCGCCGGCCCGAAAGCCATGCGCACCACGACCGAATCGTTCGCGGCCACCCTGAGCCGGGCGTTGGTCGAACAGCACTCGGCGTTGCCGTTGCGCCCCGAGGGCGTGCGCCGACTCGATCGCGTCGACTCCGTCCTCATCGATCCGCGGCTGCTCTGCACCGCCAACGCGCGTCACCCACTGGCTGCGGCGCTGCTGGCCGAGGCGCGCGCCTCCGGCGCGGAACTGGTCACCCTCGACGTGGAGGCCCTCGGGGAACTGCGTCCCGCCTTCGACGAGCTCGCGCCGGTCGCTATCGGGGCCGACGACGGACAATTCGACCAGGCGCTGGCCGCGGCGCTGACGGCACGACAGCGAGACGGCCGCACCGTTGCGGTGCTGACGTCGACCGGCGCACAGGCGCTCGCGTGCGCCGACGTGGCCCTGGGGATCCTGCCCGATGACGCGGCGACGGCGCCGCCGTGGGAAGCGGATCTGCTGCTGGCCGACATGGCCGGCGCCTGGCGGGTGCTGCACGCGATACCGGCGGCGCGCGCGGCCGCGCAGCGCGGCATCTCGCTGTCCACCGGCGCATCGACGATCGGTGCACTGCTGATGGTTCCTGGCGTGCGGGGTGGGCGGGGCCCTGGTCCGGTCACCGCCGGGGCAGCCTCCGGACTGTTGTCCGGGTACCTGCTGGCTCGCCAGGTCGCTCGCACCCCGGCGCCGCGACCCGCACCGGCTTTTCAGTGGCATGCGATGTCGCTCGACGAGGTGCGCACGATCCTGCCGGTTCCCGACGCCGCCTGCGCCGCCGGCGAGCTCGACGCCGCGCCGCCGCACATGGCGTGGCAGTTCATCAAGGCGGTGCGCGCCGAACTGTCGGATCCGCTGATGCCGGTGCTGGCGCTCAGTTCGGTGGCCACCGCAATGCTGGGCTCGCCGGTGGACGCGTTGATGGTCAGCACCGTGTTGATCGGCAACTGCATGCTCGCAGCAGCACAGCAACTGCAGGCCGAGAACCGGCTGAACCGGCTGCTGGCCCAACAAACTCCGCCCGCCCGCACCGTCGAGCCGGGCACCGACCGCTACACCGAGATCGTTGCGGACCGCCTGATCCCCGGCACGGTGATCGAGGTGCGCAGCAACGAGGTCGTGCCCGCCGACGCGCGGCTGATCGAGGCCACCGACCTCGAGGTCGACGAATCCTCGCTCACCGGCGAATCACTGTCGGTGGACAAGCAGACCGCGGCTGTGCTGCCCGGCGCCGAACTCGCCGAACGGCGCTGCATGCTCTACGCCGGCACGACCGTAATCGCCGGCACCGCACGCGCCGTAGTGACCGCCGTCGGTGCCGACACCCAGGCCCGGCGTGCCTCCGAGCTGGCCGCCGGGGATCTGCCGGTGGTCGGCCTGCAGCATCAGCTGAGCCAGCTGATGAGCCGCGCGTTCCCGGCCAGCGCCGGTGGCGGTCTGATGGTGGGTCTGCTGGGAATGCTGCGCGGCGGGGGACTGCGCCTGGCCCTGGGCAACGCGATCGCGGTCGCCGTGGCGGCAGTGCCCGAGGGCATGCCGCTGATGGCGACGCTGGCCCAACATGCCTCGGCTCAACGCCTGACCGATTCCGGTGCGCTGGTCCGCATTCCCCGCTCGGTGGAAGCCCTGGGCCGGGTCGAGGTGGTCTGCTTCGACAAGACCGGCACGCTGAGTGAGAACCGGCTGCGGGTCACCCGGGTGTATCCGGTCGCGGGTTACAGCGACGACGACGTGCTGCGGTCCGCGGCCAACGCGGCGCCGGCACCCGAGGGGGACCCGCACGCGCATGCCACCGATCAGGCGGTCACCGAGGCGGCGGCCGGGATATCCGATGGCGGGGCACCGCTGTGGACCATCACGGACGCGCACCTGCCGTTCCGCTCCGGCCGGGCGTTTTCGGCGTCGGTGTTGGGCAAGGAGCTGATGATCAAGGGAGCCCCGGAAGTGGTGCTGGCCGCCTGCACCGGCCTCGGGCCGGACAGCGACGCGCCGGTCGCCGAACTGGCGGCCGGTGGTCTGCGGGTGATCGCGGTGGCGCAGCGCCGGCTCACGGCCGCACAGGTGAAGTCGCTCGCCGACGACCCGGACGCCCTCGCCGGGTTGTGCCGGGCTGGGTTGACCCTCACCGGTTTCCTCGGCATCTCCGACACCCCGCGCGCCGAAGCGCCGCAACTGCTCGCCGACCTCGCGGACCGGGGCGTCGGGATCCGGCTGATCACCGGTGATCACCCCGTCACCGCCACCGCGATCGCCGCGGAACTGGGGGTACCGGTCGCTGCCGATCAGGTCATCACCGGAGCGGAGTGGAATGCGCTGTCGCGCAAGGATCAGGAACGCGCGGTCGGCGAGCGGGTGATCTTCGCCCGGATGTCCCCGGAGAACAAGGTGCAGGTGGTGCAGACCCTCGAGCGCAGCGGACGGGTCTGCGCCATGGTCGGTGACGGCGCCAACGACGCGGCGGCGATTCGGGCCGCCAGCGTGGGCCTCGGTGTGGTTGCGCGCGGCAGCGACTCGGCGCACCTCACCGCCGACATCGTGTTGACCGACGGGCGCATCGGTGCCCTGGTGGATGCCATCGACGAGGGCCAGCGACTGTGGCGCGGCGTGCAGTTGGCGGTGACCGGCTTGCTCGGCGGCAACGTCGGCGAGGTGATCTTCGGCGTCATCGGCACCGCGCTGTCGGGGACATCGCCGCTGAACAATCGCCAACTGCTGCTGATGAACATGCTGACCGACGCGCTGCCGGCCACCGCGGTCGCGGTCAGCACCCCCGCCGGCTCCTCGCATCGGGTCGTGCACGGCATCGACGAACGCAGCCTGATGCGCGCCGTCGCGGTCCGCGGGGCGATCACCGGGGCCGCGGCCAGCGCCGCCTGGGGGATGGCTCGCCTTTCTGTTTTACCGGGCGCTCCCCAACGCGCCGCCACCGTCGCATTGATCACCCTGGTCACCACGGAGCTTGCCCAGACCCTCGTCGACTCCCACGCACCGTTGGTCTTGCTCACCGCCGCCGGTTCGTTCGCGGCGTTCGCGGCGATGATCAGCCTGCCCGGAATCAGCCAGCTGCTGGGTTGTGTCCCGGTCGGACCGCTGGGTTGGTCGCAGGCTCTGGGAGCCACCGGCGCCGCCGTCCTGGCGATCGCCGCAGCGCCGCACGTGCTGCCGGCCCGGCTGCGCGAGGCCTCGGAGACCAGCACCGAGAGCACGTCGGGCCCGCTGGCCACGGTGCAGGTGCTGCGGCCGGCAAGCGCCGAGGTCGCCGAGGTGATGGCCGTGGGTGGGTCTACCGTGAGGGTCAGCCGTACCAACTGA
- a CDS encoding nuclear transport factor 2 family protein, with amino-acid sequence MHPFRQAVEARDTAAIEALLSDDVVFTSPVAFKPYPGKPVTAAILRAVMRVFEDFHYVREIGDAGGRDHALIFEALVDGKRITGCDFLHFDDDGKIDDFVVMVRPLSAATALAAAMAEQFEQITREAAASQGHDSSGA; translated from the coding sequence ATGCACCCATTCCGGCAAGCCGTCGAGGCCCGTGACACCGCGGCAATCGAGGCGCTGCTGTCCGACGATGTCGTGTTCACCAGCCCGGTGGCGTTCAAGCCCTACCCGGGTAAGCCGGTCACCGCGGCCATCCTGCGCGCGGTGATGCGCGTCTTTGAGGACTTCCACTACGTGCGGGAGATCGGCGACGCCGGAGGGCGCGACCATGCCCTGATCTTCGAAGCGTTGGTGGACGGCAAACGGATCACCGGATGCGACTTCCTGCATTTCGACGACGACGGCAAGATCGACGACTTCGTCGTGATGGTCCGGCCGCTGTCGGCGGCTACCGCGCTGGCCGCAGCCATGGCGGAGCAGTTCGAGCAGATCACCCGGGAGGCCGCCGCGTCGCAGGGACACGACAGCTCCGGTGCGTGA
- a CDS encoding fluoride efflux transporter FluC, with product MREQAPVVAAVAVGGAIGAGARYGVALAMPTPAGGFPWATWVTNVSGCALMGVLMVAITELWVGHRLLRPLLGTGVLGGYTTFSTFAGDVDTLVAAGHPVRALVYLITTPVAVLIATWTAASLTRRLIIRRTA from the coding sequence GTGCGTGAGCAGGCACCAGTAGTCGCAGCCGTCGCCGTGGGCGGAGCGATCGGCGCCGGTGCGCGCTACGGGGTCGCGCTGGCAATGCCCACCCCGGCCGGCGGATTTCCTTGGGCCACATGGGTAACCAACGTGAGTGGATGTGCGCTGATGGGGGTGCTGATGGTGGCGATCACCGAACTGTGGGTTGGACATCGCCTGCTGCGGCCGCTGCTGGGCACCGGCGTGCTCGGTGGATACACCACGTTCTCCACCTTCGCCGGCGACGTCGACACCCTTGTCGCTGCCGGCCATCCGGTCCGGGCCTTGGTCTACCTGATCACCACGCCGGTGGCAGTGTTGATCGCGACCTGGACCGCTGCCAGCCTGACCCGTCGTCTGATCATCAGGAGGACAGCATGA
- a CDS encoding DUF190 domain-containing protein codes for MSELTGRALRLTVFLGESDTWHHKPVYSEIVHRARRVGLAGASVFRGIEGYGASSAIHTTRLLSMSEDLPVSVIIVDAAERIRAFLPELDELVTEGLILLDEVEVIRHVGRTPAGQ; via the coding sequence ATGAGCGAGCTCACCGGACGCGCCTTGCGTCTGACGGTGTTTCTCGGAGAGAGCGACACCTGGCATCACAAGCCCGTGTACAGCGAGATCGTGCACCGGGCCCGTCGAGTCGGTCTGGCCGGTGCCTCGGTGTTTCGCGGCATCGAGGGCTACGGCGCGTCCTCGGCCATTCACACCACCCGGCTGCTGTCGATGTCGGAGGACCTACCGGTCTCGGTCATCATCGTCGACGCCGCCGAGCGGATCCGTGCTTTCCTGCCCGAGCTGGACGAACTGGTCACCGAGGGGCTGATCCTGCTGGACGAGGTCGAGGTCATCCGCCACGTGGGGCGCACCCCCGCCGGCCAGTGA